CGGGCCCAGCAAGGGGTTGCTCACCTTCAGCGCACTGACCGCGCTCTGGTCGGCGACCGCTGGGGTGGTGAGCCTGATGAGTGCCCTCAACACCGCCTACGGCGTGACGGAGGGCCGTCCGCGCTGGAGGATCTACGGGACCGCGCTCGGGATGGTGCTGGCGGGAGCCGTCCTGGCGTTGCTCGCCGGGTTCATCGCGGTGGCCGCTCCGGCTCTCGCCACCTGGCTCGGAGCGCCCTGGACCTCGCTCGTGGGTTGGCTGCGGTTGCCCGTTGCCACGCTCCTGATGATGATCCTCTGGGCGACCATCTACTCCGTGCTCCCGGATACTCAGCGGAAGTTCAAGTTCATGACGCCCGGCTCCATCACGGGAGTGCTCGTGTGGCTCGCCGCTTCGCTGGGCTTCTCCTTCTATGTCTCCCACTTCAGCACCTTCGGCATCGCCTATGGGGCCTTGGGAGGCATCATCGTCCTGCTGCTGTGGATGTGGATCTCCTCGCTCGCGCTGATGCTGGGCGCCGAGATCAACGCCGTGCTCACCCGCCACCCCTCGAGAGGCAACGGCTGAGCCTGGGCGCGGTCCGCTGGCGACGCCGGGGCGTGAGTGATGTGAATGAGCCGCATGCGGGCCAGCAGCTTCATCACCCACCAGGTGGGATCGAACTCGAAGCGCCGGACGGCGAAGTTCGGGTTCGCCGGCCGGGCGTGGTGATTGTTCTGGAACAGTTCCCCCATGCACACCGCGTCCACGGGCAGCGAGTTGCGGGACAGATCCCGGGTGGAGAAGTTGCGGTAGCCGTAGCGGTGGCCGCACCAGTTGACGATGGCCCCGTGCAGCGGGCCCATCACGAAGTGGATGGGCAGGGCCAGGAATTGCCAGCGCCGGGTGGCGAAGCGCCAGTAGAACAGGGTGTAGAGCGCTCCGCAGCCAATGCGTACCGGCCACTTGTTGAACGTGCGGTCGATGAAAGGCCATTCGGGATACCGACCGAGGAAGCGAGCCTCGGGGAGCTTTCGTCCCGAGAAGTAATCGGAGTAGCGCCGCGCCGTCTCCAGCATCATCCGGAAGGGGTTGCGGTGGATGGCGGGCGAATGGGGATCCTTCTCCGTGTCGGCGAAGGCGTGATGCTCGCGGTGGAGGAGCGCGTAGGTTCGTGGCTCGAGGTAGCTCGAGCCCTGGGCGACCAGGGTCAACAGGTGCAGGGCGCGCTCGGTGCGCGGCCCCATGGTGTACATCTGGTGAGCCGCGTAGCGGTGCAGGAATAGACTCTGCATCAAGATGGAGAGTCCCCAGTGGGTGACAAAGAAGAGAGTGATCATGGGTGAAAGCCCCCGTGTGAAGCGCACCTTCAATCAATGTGCACATGGGCGAGGGCACGGGCCCCTGGGCTGGGAACCGAACGCAAGTCCACCCGGTGGGGAGCGGGCTGGCCATCCACCGCCCGCAGGAGGGGCGCTATCCCGCCGATGCGCCCGGGGGCCTTCGCCTCGAGTACCATGTCATGAGGGGGGTCGCCGAAACGCCATGCAGGACCGCGGACATGGCGACCGCGACCAGGACGAAGTGCGTCAGCCGCTCTCCGAGCGCGGGCTCGAGGCCGTGCGTGAGTGCGTAGAACAGGTAGTACAGCGAGCCGATACCGCGGATGCCAAACCAGGCGATGAGCACGCGCTGTTCGGGGGAACTGTGCGTGCCCACGGTGAGGAGCGCCACCGAGGCGGGGCGCACCACGAACAGAAGGAGAAGCGCCAGGAGAAAACCTTCCCACTCGAAGCCCAGGGTGGCCAGCATCATTCCCACCAGCACCATGAGCGCCACCTCGCCCATCCTCTCGAGTTGCTCGGTAAAGCCAAGCACCGCCTGGGCCATGCAAGCCGAAGCCGTCTCCGGGCGAATGACGACCTCTTCGGCCTGCCCCACCGCGGCCATGGCCACGACGTCCGTGGGCGCTCGTACCGCCGTGGAGCGCGCCTCCATGCGCCGCAAGGAGAGGCCCGCCGCGAACACGGCGAGGAACCCATAGGCGTGGGCCCAGAGGGACACGCCATACGCCAGCGAGATGAGGCCCAGCGCGAGGAAGTCGTCGAGTCCCACCGCCTCCTTGTGCGCCCGCCGCAGGAACACCACCAACCGTCCCACGGCCCCTCCCAGCACCCAGCCAATGACCAGGCCCCCCGTCACCGCCCATAGGACATCCACGACCACCCACCGCCAGCCGCCCGTGCCGAGATCATGAAGTCCCAGCAGCCCCAACCCCAGCATGACGAAGGGAAAGGCGATGCCGTCGTTGAACCCCGCCTCGCCCGTGAGGCCAAAGCGGAGCCGGTCCGTGTCCAGGGGGTGCGTCACCTGCACGTCCGAGGCGAGGACAGGATCCGTGGGGGCCAGCATCGCTCCCAGCAGGATGGCGGCCCCTGGCGGAAGGCCCAGGGCGACGCCTCCGAGGGCGAGCAACCCCACCGTCAACACCATGGCGCCCAATGCCAGCCGCAGGGGCAGCCGCCAGTTGCTGTCCCGGAGCGGAAGCCGCAGTTTCAGCCCCGCTCCGAAGAGGGAGACAATGACGGCCACCTCCGTCAGGCGCTCCAGCACGTGCATGTGCGTGGAGGGGGCGAGGTAGGCGGCGCCCAGGCAGCCCAGGGCATACCCCACCGCCAGGTACACCAGCGACGAGGACAAGGGCAGCCGCTTGAGGAGCGCGCCCGAGAGGGCCATGAAGATGAGGAGGACGCCGATGACGACAAACCACAGGTTGGCCATGGCAACGGCTCCAGCCTCGAGAAGGGGAACGTGAACCGGGCCTCTCCGGCAGAGGGCTCATGGAAACGGACAGGAGGCTGGGCCCGAGAAAGACCCACCGGACTCCTTGCGTGGTGGCCATGGTCCAACGATGGTGGCTTGCCCTGGAGAGCCGGTAGGGGGAAGCCGACGCATCCGAGCCGCGGTGGGAGCGCCAGCCTGGTGGGTTGATGGCGCACGGCCCTCCGCCTCGTCCAGCGTGGCGCTCGCACACCCTCGCCACCTCCTCGCGCGCCACCTCCTCGCTCTCCCGCCGAGCGCAGCGCGGTGGCGACCTCCTCGCATGTTCAGGGGCTCAGGGCTCGTGGCTCACGTGGGCGCCCCGGTCCTTTGGCGGCGCGGGCTGGTCGCATTGTCTGGTTTCGCCATCCCTCGATTCTGTTTGCTCCTGAACCCGAGACAGCCCACGTCCGCCGTTGGCATGCTCGTCTCCATGAGGAACCCCATCCCCGCCGAGGTGTCTCCCGCGAGCAAGCCGCTCGCGCTGGTGACGATTCCCATCCCCCCGTCCGAGTCCGGTGTCCGCCGCGACGCGCGCTTCGCCACGCCCGGCGAGAAGCGCACGCGCTACCACCTGCCCGAGTCGCTCGAGTCCGCCTCGCCCGTCGGCTACCGCACCCGCGTCTCGCTCTCGCGGGAAGAGGCCGGCACGCTGCTGTCGCTGCTCTCGCGGCCGAGGCCCTCCCGCTTCGTCCCGGGTCCCGCCCCCACCGAGCGCGAGCTCTTCGAGGAGTGCTCGCTCGGGGTGCTCTCCGCCAGGCAGTCCACCAACTTCCGCGGGCAGCGCGAGGTGCTCCTCGGCCCCAAGGACTCGGAGCAGGCCGCCTCCCTGTTGCGGCGCATCGGCCGCGCGGAGGCGACCGTGCTCGAGGGCGCCGCCTTCACCCATGTCGTGCTCGCGCGCCCCTACCGCACCCCCTTCACCTTCCTGCTCACCTTCGTTGGCCACAAGCCCCTGACCAGCCTGCTCACCGTGCCGCTGCGCGCCTGGGCCAAGCGCTTCCGCCACGCGGATGACATCCCCACCGTCGGCTACCTCAAGGAACTGCACCTGGGCGTGCTCGCGGATGCGATGGAGCGCGCGGCGGTGATCGCCTCCGCGGGGACCCGGGCCGCCCAGGTCTTCCTGGAGCCCTTCGACAAGCCCGTGGACGCGGCGGCCCTGCGGGAGCTGGAGGCCCTGGTGGGGCTCACCCCGGCGGAGCGCGCGGCGGGCTGGCGCGTCTCGCTGGTGGCCCAGGTGGGCCATGTTCCCGAGGGGGAGCGCGTGCCGATGGAGCGCGCCACGGCGCGGCGCCTGGGCGCGGCGTTGCTCTCCCTGCGCAGCGAGCGCATCCAACCCGGCGTCAACGCCGAGCCGAGCGCCCCCGCGGCCTATCAGGCGCGCCAGCCCCTGGACGTGCCCGACGAGCTGACGGAGCAGGCGGGCCGCGCGGCCTACAACGCCTTCGTCCGGTTCACCGGGGTGTCGCGCGAGCGGGCCAAGGAGCTGATGCTGCTCGAGCGCGTCGATGTGCTCACGCCCCAGGGCAAGGAGCGGTTGCGCGAGGTGCGCGAGGATCTGGAGCAGGTCACCGAGAAGATCATTGCCCGGCTGCCGCTGTGGGCGGACCTGGCGCTCGGGCGTGCGCTCTCACGCAACAGCGCGCGGGGGCGCAAGGCCTTCGCACTGGCGGGCCAACGCATCTACGTCGGAGGGCTGTCGCGCCGCGAGGTGGAGCGCTCGGGGCTGTCCTTCGCCCACGCGGTGCGTGCCTTTGGCGCGGCGGCGGCTCGCGGCGCGCTGGTGGCCGAGGTGGCCGGCACGACGGAGATTCCCGAGGGGTGTGATCTCCGTGGGGGCGTGTGTCTGATGGCGGGGCCGGTGAACCAGAACGACATCGGCAAGCAGTTCTTCGGCGGAAAGGATCTGCTCGAGCAGGCCTTCGCCGGGCGCGAGCCGACGAGTCTGTTGGTGTGGACGTTCAAGGCCAAGACGGTGGCCGACCCGATTGGCAACGAGCAGCAGTTGCTGGACGCCGCGCGCAAGGGGGCGCTCGTGGACCTGAGGCCGGGGCCGCACGAGGTGGTCGCGGTGCGGCGGGGGACGGTGCTCGGGCCCATGCGCCGCAGTGGAGGCCGGGTGAATGCCGAGCGGGCGTTCGGGGATGTGGGCAACTTCGTGACCGACCCCGAGGGCCGGGAGATCGCCGGCAATCGGGGCACGCCCTGGCCCGCGGACGAGGCGGACGCTCCCGTGTGGCCGGGCGGCGCGCGGTAGGCCCTCGTACACGCCCCGCTCCCAGCGCCTCTCCGCGGTGCTGGGCGCACTGTTCGGCGGGTGTCGCGGGCTGTGCGCTCTCCGACCCACGGACGGTACGCCTGCCGCCTGGACGACAATCGCGGGTGCCTTATCTCAAAAGAGACAATTGGCCGGGCCCTCTCCTGGGGGGGCCATGTTTTTTGGGGTTAGTCTGTATTTCTTGTTGAACCAGGAATCGCCTTCCTGGCTCACCCGAGAAGGCCTTGACAGGGGCCTCGTGGTTTTCTGTCTGTCAATGGGGGGATGGAGTCATGAAGCCAGCAGGTGGAGATGAGAGTGTTTCGCTCATGGGTCGGCTCGCGCGTTGCCGGGCATGGGGGGCCCTGCTCCTCGGAGCCCAGGTGCTGCTCTGGGCGGTATTTCCTGGCTGTGGCCACAGCGAAGTGGAGCCGCTCGAGCAGGAGCGAGGGTTGTCCAGCACGGTGGACAACCCGTTGCGGTCCACCAACAGCATGACTCCCAATGGGCTCATCATGAATGGGCTCATCATGAACGGGCTCTCCACCAATGGGCTCATCATGAATGGGTTGATGACGAGCGGGCTGAATACCGCGACGTTCAAGGATTGGTTCAACGCCAACCCGGAGGGCTACTCCAGCATGGTCATGAAGTACGTGGTCGGCTGCGCGGTCCAGAGCGGACAGAGCCGCACGTGGACCAACCCGCTCACCCATGTGAGCTATTCCTGGAATGGGGTACTCGGGCTCACGCCGGACTGGGCCAGCGGGCTGCCCGCGACGGAGCGGGAGCAGCAGCTCCTCACGGCCTGTCTGGCGGCCCACGTCAACAAGTACGGCCTGCATGTGCTCGTTTCGGTGCAGGGCCTGAATGCCAAGGGGGTTGCCCTCCCCCTCGAGACCAACGAACTCACCACGTTCTCCGTGTTGGAGGGGGCCTTCTTCGGAAACCTGGCCGTGGGCGGCTCCGCGTATGTCTGCCGGGGCTCCAACCTGGATGGAACGGAGAGCAGCCTCCGGGCCTGTGGGCTCGCTTCCCAGGACAACGGCGTGAGCGTGGAGTGCCCGCCGCTCGTCCACGTGGGCGCCTGCTCGCGCTACTGCGTGCTCGACTCCACGAAGACCTACTTCACGCAATGCACCTATGGCGGGAAGACGTACGCCCCGCTCACCACCCGCCTCCGGGCCACGGACATCTACAGGTGCGGGGATGGCGTCTGCCAGGTGTCGGAGAAGTGCGGCACCGGGTCGCATTACAACAACTGCAGTGACTGCGGCTCCAGCCGGTGAAGACAGGCGTGCTCACGCCGTTCCCGGGAGGCTCGCCCGCTCCAGGCTGCGCCGCAGCCGTGCCCGCATGAGATTGGGAATGAGGGCGGCGCGGCGCAGGGCCTCCACCAGCAGGCCCACCGCCTCCTCGCGCCCGCCCCGCCGCAGCCGCGCCAGCGCTCGCAGCTCCAGCACCTCCAGCGGCTCCTGCTCCGTCGAGCACCTGTCGCAGCGGGCCTGGAGCTCGCGCCATTCCTCGGCGCTCGCCTCGCGGGTGGCCAGCTCCACCGAGTGCAGGAGCACCTCCTCGGCGGGACTGAAGCGGGCCCCGACGCGCTCCACCTCCTGGCACACCGCGCTGAACACCTCGCGGGCCCGCGCGTCCTCCCCGGAGAACGCCAGCACCCGCGCCTCCAGCAACAAGGCCCAGGGCCGGGGCGCCACCTCCGGATAGCGCCGCTCCAGCGCGATGGCGCGGGTGATGTGGGGCAGCGCCGCCCGCGTGTCTCCCGCCTGGTAGAGCAACTCCCCCATGTTGTACTCGGCGAAGTACTCCCAGCCCACCATGCCCAGCTCGCGCCCCAGTTGCATGACGCGCTCCTGGTCCCTCAACGCGCTCTGCAAGTCCTCGCGCGCCACCCAGAGGTTGCGGCGGTTGTTGATGGCGCTGCCCAGGTGGAGCCGGTCTCCTCGCCGGTCGCACGCGGCGATGACCTCCTCGAAGATGAGCCCGGCCTCGCCGATGCGGCCCAGCGTGGGGAGGATGGCGGCCAGCATCAACAGGGACACCACCAGTGACTCGTACCCGGCGTCGCCCAACCCGCGCGCGCGCGTGGCGGCCTCCTCCAGGAGGACACGGGCTTCCTCCCAGAGGCCCTTGCGCAGCTGTGCGCGCCCCAGTCCCAGCAGCACCCGCGCCTCGAGCAGGGCGGAGCACAGCCCGGCGGAGAGCAGCAGCCGCCGCGCTTCCACCACCCGGGCCTCGGAGCGGCCATAGTCGTTCATCCAGTCCAGGGCCATGGACTCGTCCAGCAGCAGTCCCACCTCCTCACCCACCGCGCCCATGCGCTGGGCCAGCGTCCTGGCCTCGGCGAAGTCCGCCAGCGAGTCCTCGTAGCGCCCCACGCGGTAGCGCATGAGGCCTCGTCCACGCAGGGCGAGGCGGCGGCGCCACGCGTCGCCCTCGTCCAACAGCTCCAACTTCCGGGTGTAGGTGGACTCGGCCTCCAGGTAGGCGTGGCGCGCACGGGCGGAGTCCGCCAGGTCGCCGTAGATCGCGGCGGCCTCCTGGCGCAGGCCGGCGGCGGCGGCGTGCAGGGCCAGCCGGGGCATGCGCTGGCGCTCCCCGCTCCTCAGCTCGCGCCGGTGGTGGCGGTAGGCCGCCCGGTGGATGCGCGTCTGATCCTGCTTGGGCAGGGTGCGTGCCACGATGGCGCGCAGCAGCTCGTTGCGGAAGCCGAGGTTGCCCCTGCCGTCATCCACCAGGAGCCCCTGCTCCAGCAGCCGGCGGGTGGCGTGGCGGGGATCCAACGGGAAGTCCTCCGCGCCCCCGGTGCGATCCAGCTCCCGCACCACGTCCTCGGTCTCCTCGAGGGTGAAGTCCGGGCCGAGCAGCGCGCACAGTCGCGCGTGCGCGGCGAGCTCCCCGGGCAGGGTGTTCAGCTCGCGCTCCACCAGCCACTCCACCAGGTGCAGCTCCGGAATCCGGTCCAGCTCGTCCGTGGCCAGGTACCAGCTGCCACCGCTGGTGTGCTGGCGCACCAACCCCTGGCGCTTGAGGCCGCGCATCAGCTCCACGATGAGCAGGGGAACGCGCTGGGCGTGGTGGGCGAGCCGCGCCAGCGCCTCGGCGGGGATGTTCTCCGCCGGGTGGAGGTGCTGGCGGCACAGCTCCATCGCGCTGGCCAGGGACAGGGGCGCGAGCTCGAGGCGGCGGTGGTGCTCGGCGCGCGTGCCCGAGGAGGCCCGGCCCCGCGCGAAGCCCGCGCGGGCCAGCACGCATACCCAGAGGGGATGGCGGGTGCCCGCCCGGGTCGCGTACTCCAGCGCGTCCAGGACCGTCTCCTCGGCGTAGTGGGCATCGTCGAGGATGAAGCACAGGGGCTGGCGGCGGGCGCGCGCGGCCAGCAGCTCGCCCGCGGCGCGCATGGCCAGCGAGCGCAGCGCGCCGGGCGCCGCGGCCCGGCTGCGCACCTCGGAGGCCGTGTGGGTCAGCCAGCCCAGGGCGGAGGCCACGCCGGGCCACAGCTCCGTGCTCAGCGCGGGCCCCAGCAGCTCGAGGCAGGTGGCCCGGCCCATTTCCTCGGGCAGCTGCTTCTCCAGCCAGGCGGGGCCGAGCGCGGCGCGGATCAGCATGCGCAGCGAGCCCTCCAGGCCGCCCTGGATGGGTTGACGGGCGCGCCAGGAGTACACGCGCGCGTGGGGCAGCCGGACCTGGAGCCGTTGGACGAGGGTGGCGCCCAGGTGGCTCTTGCCGTGGCCCCAGCCCCCCAGCACGGTGACGAGCGCGGGTGCCTGCTCCTCCAGGGCCAGGCTCGCGCTGCGCTCCAGTTCCGCGAGCTCCCCATCGCGGCCCAAAAGCTCCCCGCTCTCGAGGCACAGGTCGGTGACGTCCTGGGGGGCGACCGCGAGCGTGGCGATCCGGAAGAAACCTGGCCGCTCGGGGACGGGGACGCACTGCTTCTCTTGCAGGGCCTCCACCGCGGTACGGGTGAGCAGGAGGGGAGGGGCGCCGTCCTGCCCGAGCTCGGGTTCGTTCCGGGAGAGGGCATTGCCCAGGTAGCGCGGTGGACCACCGGGGCGCGGCTGGACCACCACGGACAGCAAATCCAACAGCGTGGCCGTCGCCAGCTCCTGGGCCACGAGTCCCTCCGCGGCTCGCAGGGCGTGCTGCAGGGGCTTGTCACCCGCGTCTGGCTCGAACACGCCGGCGAACCGGCTGTCTTCGTGGAAGGCCAGGTGCCCGCCGAAGCTGGCGAGCACCTTCTGGAGGGTGACGGGGGTGGCGCTGGAGCGGAAGAAGAGCACCGCGACGGTGCGCCGGCGGGGCGCGGGATGCACCAGCCGCAGGTGGGGTGGGGGCGTCAGGGCGCGCGGGCGCGGCTGCTCCTGGCGGGACAGGGCCTCCCGGAGCGCGCTCCCGACGTCCTCCGCGCGCCCGAAGCGCCGGTCGCGCTCCTTGACGAGGCAGCGCAACACCACCTGCTCGAGCGACTCGGGGATGGGGGCCAGCTCTCCGGGCCGGGGGGGACGGCGCGAGAGGTGGGCCTGGAGCACATCCGCTTGCTTGCCGAAGAAGGGCGGCTGTCCGGTGAGCAGCTCGTAGAGGATGACGCCCAGGGCGTAGAGGTCCGCGCGCGCGTCCAGGTCCGCTCGCCCCTCGCACTGCTCGGGCGCCATGTACTCGGCCGTTCCCGCGAAGGCGCCTTCGGAGGGGATGAACCGGGTGCCTTCGGGCATCGGCTCCACCGGGGCGTGCAGCGCGCGCGACAGGCCGAAGTCGAAGAAGCCGGCCCGGCCCGCCGCGTCGTCGTAATAGATGTTCTCCGGTTTGAGATCGCCGTGGACGAAGCCGCGCGTGTGCACCACCGCCAGGGCGTCCACCAGGGCCAGGGCACACCGGGCGAACATGTCGGTGGGCAGGGGCGCGCCCCGCCGTGCCAGCAGCTCGGCCAGCGTGGGCTGGGTGATGAGCTGCATGGCGATGTACGGCACCTCCTTGGCGATGAAGGTGCCCACCTCGTACACGGCGGGGACGGTGGGGGGCCCCAGGGCACGCAGCACGGCGGCTTCCCGGTGCAGCTGCGCCCAGGCCAGCGGGAACTCCGGGTGAGCCACCTTGAGGGCCACCCGCTCCCCGTCCTGTTCCCGGCGCGCGCGCACGAGCGTGCCGAACCCCCCCCGCGCCAACACTTCTTCCAGGTGGTAGCCGGCGATGGCGAACGGGGGCGGGGCGCGCTCACGCGCGAGGTGCGGCTCTTCCATGGGTGGGGCTCCACGGGGACAGTCCGTATGGGTCCCCGCCCATCGTCGTCCGCAAGTCTGGCAACGCATCACGGTATGGATTCTGCCAGGGTTGGCTGTCGCGGGTTCCGCTCGCTCCCGGTGCGGCCCTCTGCACCGCGGGTCAACCGACCGCCGCCCGACAGTTTCAGATGGAGTGCGTGCCGAGGGCCAGGACCTTGCCCGAGGTCAGGCGTCCCGGGCCGCTGCGCGTGGGCCGACTCCGCGTGGACGGCCTCTTCGCCACATGCGCCGTTTGCCTGGTGGCAGAGAGGGCGAGTTGTCTACACATTTCCGTACTAACGGAAAAGTGCGACTTGACAGTAATTTTGAATTCTTGGAAAGTGAGGAGAAAGGTCGACATCGTGTCGAACCGGAGGAACCCGCAATGCGTATTCGCCGACTCGTCTCCGTCCTCCCCTTCGTGCTTCTCGGCAGTGCTTGCGGTGTCGACATGGATGCCGACACCCAGGACGGCCTGGGAGAGCAGGACAGCAGCCTGGTTTCCAAGGTCGATGACGGGCAGGGCCTGCGGCAGCTCAAGGCGCAGCGTCCCGAGTTCCTCCTGGACGCGGGGGAGCTGTCGCCCAAGCGCGCGCTGATCGACTCGCGCGGCCTGAAGCACGAGCGCCTGTCGCAGACCTTCAAGGGCGTGCCGGTGTTTGGCGCCCAGGCCATCGTCCACCTCAAGGGGGATGGCTCCATCGCGTCCGTGACCGACCGGCTCGCGCGCGGCCTCAAGGTCGACACGACTCCGCGGCTGCGCGCGGACGAGGCCACGCAGCGGGCGGTGGGCCACGTGGGCGGCCCGAGCCTGCTG
The DNA window shown above is from Cystobacter fuscus DSM 2262 and carries:
- a CDS encoding serine/threonine-protein kinase produces the protein MEEPHLARERAPPPFAIAGYHLEEVLARGGFGTLVRARREQDGERVALKVAHPEFPLAWAQLHREAAVLRALGPPTVPAVYEVGTFIAKEVPYIAMQLITQPTLAELLARRGAPLPTDMFARCALALVDALAVVHTRGFVHGDLKPENIYYDDAAGRAGFFDFGLSRALHAPVEPMPEGTRFIPSEGAFAGTAEYMAPEQCEGRADLDARADLYALGVILYELLTGQPPFFGKQADVLQAHLSRRPPRPGELAPIPESLEQVVLRCLVKERDRRFGRAEDVGSALREALSRQEQPRPRALTPPPHLRLVHPAPRRRTVAVLFFRSSATPVTLQKVLASFGGHLAFHEDSRFAGVFEPDAGDKPLQHALRAAEGLVAQELATATLLDLLSVVVQPRPGGPPRYLGNALSRNEPELGQDGAPPLLLTRTAVEALQEKQCVPVPERPGFFRIATLAVAPQDVTDLCLESGELLGRDGELAELERSASLALEEQAPALVTVLGGWGHGKSHLGATLVQRLQVRLPHARVYSWRARQPIQGGLEGSLRMLIRAALGPAWLEKQLPEEMGRATCLELLGPALSTELWPGVASALGWLTHTASEVRSRAAAPGALRSLAMRAAGELLAARARRQPLCFILDDAHYAEETVLDALEYATRAGTRHPLWVCVLARAGFARGRASSGTRAEHHRRLELAPLSLASAMELCRQHLHPAENIPAEALARLAHHAQRVPLLIVELMRGLKRQGLVRQHTSGGSWYLATDELDRIPELHLVEWLVERELNTLPGELAAHARLCALLGPDFTLEETEDVVRELDRTGGAEDFPLDPRHATRRLLEQGLLVDDGRGNLGFRNELLRAIVARTLPKQDQTRIHRAAYRHHRRELRSGERQRMPRLALHAAAAGLRQEAAAIYGDLADSARARHAYLEAESTYTRKLELLDEGDAWRRRLALRGRGLMRYRVGRYEDSLADFAEARTLAQRMGAVGEEVGLLLDESMALDWMNDYGRSEARVVEARRLLLSAGLCSALLEARVLLGLGRAQLRKGLWEEARVLLEEAATRARGLGDAGYESLVVSLLMLAAILPTLGRIGEAGLIFEEVIAACDRRGDRLHLGSAINNRRNLWVAREDLQSALRDQERVMQLGRELGMVGWEYFAEYNMGELLYQAGDTRAALPHITRAIALERRYPEVAPRPWALLLEARVLAFSGEDARAREVFSAVCQEVERVGARFSPAEEVLLHSVELATREASAEEWRELQARCDRCSTEQEPLEVLELRALARLRRGGREEAVGLLVEALRRAALIPNLMRARLRRSLERASLPGTA
- a CDS encoding cation:proton antiporter; the protein is MANLWFVVIGVLLIFMALSGALLKRLPLSSSLVYLAVGYALGCLGAAYLAPSTHMHVLERLTEVAVIVSLFGAGLKLRLPLRDSNWRLPLRLALGAMVLTVGLLALGGVALGLPPGAAILLGAMLAPTDPVLASDVQVTHPLDTDRLRFGLTGEAGFNDGIAFPFVMLGLGLLGLHDLGTGGWRWVVVDVLWAVTGGLVIGWVLGGAVGRLVVFLRRAHKEAVGLDDFLALGLISLAYGVSLWAHAYGFLAVFAAGLSLRRMEARSTAVRAPTDVVAMAAVGQAEEVVIRPETASACMAQAVLGFTEQLERMGEVALMVLVGMMLATLGFEWEGFLLALLLLFVVRPASVALLTVGTHSSPEQRVLIAWFGIRGIGSLYYLFYALTHGLEPALGERLTHFVLVAVAMSAVLHGVSATPLMTWYSRRRPPGASAG
- a CDS encoding acyl-CoA desaturase, yielding MITLFFVTHWGLSILMQSLFLHRYAAHQMYTMGPRTERALHLLTLVAQGSSYLEPRTYALLHREHHAFADTEKDPHSPAIHRNPFRMMLETARRYSDYFSGRKLPEARFLGRYPEWPFIDRTFNKWPVRIGCGALYTLFYWRFATRRWQFLALPIHFVMGPLHGAIVNWCGHRYGYRNFSTRDLSRNSLPVDAVCMGELFQNNHHARPANPNFAVRRFEFDPTWWVMKLLARMRLIHITHAPASPADRAQAQPLPLEGWRVSTALISAPSISASEEIHIHSSRTMMPPKAP